Proteins from one Flavobacterium sp. N2038 genomic window:
- a CDS encoding helix-turn-helix domain-containing protein: MPIHPDDLINENCFTVLWEELQNIPDPKERVDFILDFCKPYLREQTTITTLLNDFQDENLNPIKAIASQINQTERNIQLNQKKVFGYSVKEANRYERFLKAVDQIQKNILNELKIDWLTIVDECGYYDQSQLIHDFKYYMNISPTKFLKFQSDICSSKPL; this comes from the coding sequence ATGCCCATTCATCCTGATGATTTAATTAATGAAAACTGTTTTACGGTTTTATGGGAAGAACTTCAAAATATTCCTGATCCAAAAGAACGTGTCGATTTTATTTTAGATTTCTGTAAACCTTATTTGCGGGAACAAACGACAATTACGACTCTTTTAAACGATTTTCAGGACGAGAATTTAAATCCCATAAAAGCGATTGCTTCACAGATAAATCAAACCGAAAGAAACATTCAGCTCAATCAAAAAAAGGTTTTTGGATATTCGGTTAAAGAAGCCAATCGCTATGAACGATTTTTAAAAGCCGTTGATCAAATTCAAAAAAATATTCTAAACGAGTTAAAAATAGACTGGTTAACGATTGTTGACGAATGCGGATATTATGATCAAAGCCAGCTTATTCACGACTTTAAATATTATATGAATATTTCGCCAACAAAGTTCCTCAAATTTCAAAGCGATATCTGTAGTTCAAAACCTCTATAA
- the lipB gene encoding lipoyl(octanoyl) transferase LipB has product MNKKIQLQDLGNRDYKSTWEYQEELFKAIVDLKIKNRREELDLSTPNYLLFVEHPHVYTLGKSGDLENLLLNEKQLEAKGATFYKINRGGDITYHGPGQIVGYPILDLENFFTDIHKYLRLLEESIILTLAEYGLESGRSEGETGVWLGVGTPFARKICAMGVRASRWVTMHGFALNVNVDLGYFDNIIPCGIRGKGVTSLNVELGVEKVDEEEVKAKIIKHLTELFEAEFIN; this is encoded by the coding sequence ATGAATAAAAAAATCCAACTTCAGGATCTGGGTAACAGAGATTATAAATCTACCTGGGAATATCAGGAAGAGCTTTTTAAAGCTATCGTCGATTTAAAAATCAAAAACAGAAGAGAAGAACTAGATCTGTCAACTCCAAATTATTTGTTATTTGTAGAGCATCCACATGTTTATACATTGGGTAAAAGCGGTGATCTTGAAAATTTATTATTAAATGAAAAACAGCTCGAAGCAAAAGGAGCTACTTTTTATAAAATCAATCGTGGTGGTGATATTACATATCATGGTCCGGGACAAATTGTTGGTTATCCGATTCTTGATTTAGAAAATTTCTTTACTGATATTCATAAATATCTTCGTTTGCTTGAGGAATCTATTATCCTCACTCTGGCCGAATATGGTTTAGAATCGGGCAGAAGCGAAGGTGAAACCGGTGTCTGGTTAGGAGTTGGAACACCATTTGCCCGTAAAATATGCGCAATGGGTGTTCGTGCTTCACGCTGGGTAACCATGCATGGATTTGCATTAAATGTAAATGTGGATTTAGGTTATTTTGATAATATTATTCCGTGTGGAATTCGCGGAAAAGGTGTTACCTCTTTAAACGTAGAACTTGGTGTTGAAAAGGTCGATGAAGAAGAAGTTAAGGCTAAAATCATCAAACATTTAACCGAATTATTTGAAGCTGAGTTTATTAATTAA
- the lysS gene encoding lysine--tRNA ligase — protein MALSEQEIIRREKLQNLRSLGINPYPANLFPVNHTSKQIKESFEEGKKVIVAGRLMSVRDQGKACFAELQDSEGRIQLYVNRDVLCEGDDKTLYNQVFKKLTDLGDFIGIEGELFTTQVGAKCIRVTGFTFLSKTLRPLPLPKVDEEGNVHDAFNDAELRYRMRYVDLTVNPQVKETFIKRTKLFTAMRGYFNDAGYLEVDTPVLQSIPGGASARPFITHHNSLDIPLYMRIANELYLKRLIVGGFEGVYEFSRNFRNEGMDRTHNPEFTAMEIYVAYKDYNWMMEFAEGLLEHCAIAVNGTSEVTFGEHKINFKAPYARVTMTDSIKHFTGFDISGKSEEELFEAAKGMGIEVDKTMGKGKLIDEIFGAKCEGNYIQPTFITDYPKEMSPLCKEHRDNPDLTERFELMVCGKEIANAYSELNDPIDQRERFEDQMRLAAKGDDEANGIIDEDFLRALEYGMPPTSGMGIGMDRLIMYLTNNASIQEVLLFPQMRPEKKQLVELSDEEKFIVDLLKGNENKMDLTQLKITANLSGKKWDASMKNLSKHGLTKVVVEGEFKFVELAG, from the coding sequence ATGGCATTATCAGAACAAGAAATCATCCGAAGAGAAAAACTTCAAAACTTACGAAGCTTAGGAATCAATCCTTATCCAGCTAATCTTTTTCCTGTAAATCATACTTCTAAGCAAATTAAGGAGTCGTTTGAAGAAGGTAAGAAGGTCATTGTAGCAGGTCGTTTGATGAGCGTTAGAGATCAGGGAAAAGCTTGTTTTGCTGAATTGCAGGATAGCGAAGGACGTATACAATTGTACGTGAATCGCGATGTTTTGTGTGAAGGTGACGATAAAACTTTATACAATCAGGTATTCAAAAAATTAACCGATTTAGGTGATTTTATTGGTATTGAAGGAGAATTGTTTACAACACAAGTTGGTGCAAAATGTATTCGTGTAACTGGTTTTACTTTCTTGAGCAAAACATTACGTCCGTTACCGTTACCAAAAGTTGACGAAGAAGGAAATGTGCACGATGCATTTAATGATGCTGAATTACGTTACAGAATGCGTTATGTAGATTTAACAGTAAATCCGCAGGTTAAAGAAACTTTTATCAAACGTACAAAGTTATTTACTGCGATGCGTGGTTATTTTAATGATGCAGGATACCTTGAAGTAGATACTCCAGTTTTACAATCAATTCCTGGTGGAGCATCGGCGAGACCATTTATTACGCACCACAACTCGCTTGATATTCCGCTTTACATGCGTATTGCGAATGAATTATATTTAAAAAGATTAATTGTTGGTGGATTTGAAGGTGTTTATGAGTTCTCAAGAAACTTCCGTAACGAAGGAATGGACAGAACGCATAATCCTGAATTTACTGCAATGGAAATATACGTAGCCTACAAAGACTACAACTGGATGATGGAATTTGCTGAAGGCTTATTAGAGCATTGTGCAATTGCTGTAAATGGCACAAGCGAAGTTACTTTTGGCGAGCACAAAATCAACTTTAAAGCACCTTATGCACGTGTTACGATGACAGATTCTATCAAACATTTTACTGGATTTGATATTTCAGGAAAATCAGAAGAAGAATTGTTTGAAGCTGCAAAAGGAATGGGTATTGAGGTTGACAAAACAATGGGTAAAGGAAAATTGATTGATGAAATTTTTGGAGCAAAATGTGAAGGAAATTATATTCAGCCAACTTTCATTACAGACTATCCAAAAGAAATGTCTCCGCTTTGTAAAGAGCACAGAGATAACCCAGATTTGACAGAACGTTTTGAATTAATGGTTTGTGGTAAAGAAATCGCAAATGCATATTCTGAATTAAACGACCCGATTGATCAGAGAGAGCGTTTTGAAGATCAAATGCGTTTGGCTGCAAAAGGTGATGATGAAGCAAACGGAATTATCGATGAAGATTTCTTAAGAGCACTTGAATACGGTATGCCACCAACTTCCGGAATGGGAATTGGAATGGATCGTTTGATTATGTACTTAACAAACAATGCTTCTATTCAGGAAGTTTTATTGTTCCCACAAATGCGTCCGGAAAAGAAACAACTAGTTGAATTATCTGATGAAGAGAAATTTATCGTAGATTTATTGAAAGGAAACGAAAATAAAATGGATTTAACGCAATTAAAAATTACTGCAAATTTAAGTGGTAAAAAATGGGATGCGTCTATGAAAAACTTATCTAAACATGGCTTGACTAAAGTTGTTGTTGAAGGTGAGTTTAAATTTGTGGAATTGGCAGGATAA
- a CDS encoding 2-hydroxyacid dehydrogenase, whose amino-acid sequence MSLNATISANTKIAFFSTQPYDKLFFNKYNADFSFEMDFFETQLNPQTVILIENTSIVCVFVNDIVNESVIKQLAEKNVKIIALRCAGFNNVDLEAAKKYNLKVCRVPAYSPQAVAEHAMAMILTLNRKTHKAYNRVREQNFSLNGLLGFDLFGKAIGIIGTGNIGKAFAKIALGFGCKVLAYDIVENDEMIKDGVSFVGLEELFKSSDIISLHCPLNAQTKHVVNQKSITLMKDSVMIINTSRGGLIETSSVIEGLKEGKIGYLGIDVYEQEEKLFFRDLSADIIQDDAIQRLMSFPNVLVTAHQAFFTNEALTQIALVTFNNIKSLLEQHDIENKAALLV is encoded by the coding sequence ATGAGCTTAAATGCTACTATATCAGCCAATACCAAAATTGCTTTTTTTTCTACGCAGCCTTATGATAAATTGTTCTTCAATAAATATAATGCAGATTTTAGTTTTGAAATGGATTTCTTCGAAACACAGCTTAATCCACAAACCGTAATTCTAATTGAAAATACATCGATTGTCTGTGTTTTTGTAAATGATATTGTCAACGAATCGGTTATTAAACAACTAGCAGAGAAAAATGTAAAGATTATAGCTTTGCGTTGTGCGGGTTTTAACAATGTCGATTTAGAAGCGGCAAAAAAATACAATTTAAAAGTATGTCGTGTTCCTGCTTATTCGCCGCAGGCAGTTGCAGAACATGCGATGGCAATGATTTTAACTTTAAACCGAAAAACGCATAAAGCTTATAACAGGGTTCGCGAGCAGAATTTTTCGTTAAATGGGTTATTAGGATTTGATTTATTCGGAAAAGCAATTGGAATTATAGGAACTGGAAATATTGGAAAAGCGTTCGCTAAAATTGCCTTAGGTTTTGGATGTAAGGTTTTGGCTTATGATATTGTTGAAAATGATGAAATGATAAAAGATGGGGTTTCTTTTGTAGGTTTAGAAGAACTATTTAAGTCAAGTGATATTATTTCGCTCCATTGTCCATTAAACGCTCAGACGAAACATGTTGTGAATCAAAAATCAATTACTTTGATGAAAGACAGTGTTATGATTATCAATACAAGTCGTGGCGGGTTAATAGAAACTTCATCTGTTATTGAAGGTTTAAAAGAAGGTAAAATTGGTTATCTGGGAATCGATGTTTACGAACAGGAAGAAAAACTGTTTTTTAGAGATCTTTCTGCAGATATTATCCAGGACGATGCCATTCAGCGGTTAATGAGTTTTCCGAATGTTCTGGTAACAGCACATCAGGCCTTTTTTACCAATGAAGCTTTAACACAGATTGCTTTGGTTACTTTTAATAATATCAAATCTCTGCTAGAGCAGCATGATATTGAAAATAAGGCAGCGTTGTTAGTATAA
- the hemL gene encoding glutamate-1-semialdehyde 2,1-aminomutase: MLYKRSSQLFAEAEKVIPGGVNSPVRAFKAVGGTPIFVKSAKGAYLYDEDGNKLIDYINSWGPMVLGHAYQPVVDAVIEKAKLGTSFGMPTELETEIAALAVSMVPNIDKIRFVNSGTEACMSAIRLARGFTKRDKIVKFAGCYHGHSDSFLIQAGSGAVTFGSPNSPGVTEGTAKDTLLAKYNDLENVKTLVEANKGEIAAIIIEAVAGNMGCIPPQKGFLEGLRELCTANGILLIFDEVMTGFRLARGGVQELYNINADIVTFGKVIGGGLPVGAFAAREEIMNYLAPLGPVYQAGTLSGNPLAMAAGYAMLKALDNDREIFTRLEEKTAYLEAGIDRVLKANNIAFTINRVGSMISVHFDANPVTDFQTAAKGDNETFKKFFHGLLQEGVYIAPSAYETWFITDALTYEDLDFTINAIDKVSKTF; the protein is encoded by the coding sequence ATGTTATATAAAAGAAGTAGTCAGCTTTTTGCTGAAGCAGAAAAAGTAATTCCCGGAGGAGTAAATTCACCAGTTAGAGCCTTTAAAGCGGTTGGTGGGACTCCAATTTTTGTAAAAAGTGCCAAAGGTGCTTATTTATATGATGAAGACGGAAACAAATTAATAGATTACATTAATTCTTGGGGACCAATGGTTTTGGGACATGCTTATCAGCCGGTTGTTGATGCCGTAATCGAAAAAGCAAAGCTTGGAACTTCATTTGGTATGCCAACAGAACTGGAAACTGAAATCGCGGCTTTGGCCGTTTCTATGGTTCCGAATATTGATAAAATACGTTTTGTAAATTCAGGTACAGAAGCCTGTATGAGCGCGATTCGTCTGGCTCGCGGATTTACAAAAAGAGATAAAATTGTAAAATTTGCAGGTTGTTACCACGGACACTCTGATTCATTTTTGATTCAGGCAGGAAGTGGAGCAGTAACTTTTGGTTCACCAAATAGTCCAGGTGTAACAGAAGGAACTGCAAAAGATACTTTGTTGGCAAAATACAATGATTTAGAGAATGTAAAAACGTTGGTTGAAGCTAATAAAGGCGAAATCGCTGCTATTATTATAGAAGCAGTTGCCGGAAATATGGGGTGTATTCCGCCTCAAAAAGGATTTTTAGAAGGATTAAGAGAATTGTGTACAGCAAACGGAATTTTACTGATTTTTGATGAGGTAATGACCGGTTTCCGTTTGGCTCGCGGAGGAGTTCAGGAATTGTATAATATCAATGCTGATATTGTAACTTTTGGGAAAGTAATTGGAGGAGGACTTCCGGTTGGAGCTTTTGCTGCGCGTGAAGAAATCATGAATTATCTTGCGCCACTTGGACCAGTTTATCAGGCTGGAACATTATCAGGAAATCCTTTAGCAATGGCGGCAGGATACGCAATGTTAAAAGCATTAGATAATGACCGTGAAATTTTTACCCGTTTAGAAGAGAAAACAGCTTATTTAGAAGCCGGGATAGACAGAGTTTTAAAAGCAAATAATATTGCGTTTACAATCAATAGAGTAGGTTCTATGATTTCGGTACATTTTGATGCAAATCCGGTTACCGATTTTCAAACGGCTGCAAAAGGAGATAATGAAACATTTAAGAAGTTTTTTCACGGATTGCTTCAGGAAGGTGTTTATATTGCACCTTCAGCTTATGAAACATGGTTTATTACAGATGCATTAACTTATGAAGATTTAGATTTTACAATTAATGCGATTGATAAAGTTTCAAAAACATTTTAA
- a CDS encoding glucosaminidase domain-containing protein, whose product MIKKIVLLLVILAIASCSSSKPAIATTKKAAAIQTRTASTKRSNPVKPIGKNYPSTNNTTEVIQSTSKTVVTSDLVNNYILQFKDIAMGNMQKYGIPASIILAQGILESGAGKGDLAIDANNHFGIKCHKDWLGESVRHDDDSAQECFRKYTEASESYRDHALFLVGKKRYASLFTYEKDDYKAWAKGLRACGYATDPNYPDKLISYIERYNLHQYDCQITGKNYSPINKTVPTKSSSSVATSNTKPNSSSNDPNLYEVQKGDTLYSISKKFNVLVDDLKQKNNLTDNAISIGQRLKVK is encoded by the coding sequence ATGATTAAAAAAATTGTATTACTTCTCGTAATATTAGCCATAGCAAGTTGCTCATCTAGTAAGCCTGCAATCGCGACGACTAAAAAAGCGGCAGCAATTCAGACCAGGACAGCTTCGACAAAAAGAAGTAACCCTGTTAAACCTATCGGAAAAAATTACCCTTCTACAAATAATACAACTGAGGTTATTCAATCTACTTCAAAAACAGTTGTCACCAGTGATCTAGTTAATAATTATATTTTGCAGTTTAAAGATATTGCAATGGGAAATATGCAGAAATATGGTATTCCTGCAAGTATTATTCTGGCTCAGGGGATTTTGGAATCTGGTGCAGGAAAAGGTGATTTGGCGATTGATGCCAATAATCATTTCGGAATTAAATGTCATAAAGATTGGCTTGGAGAAAGTGTACGCCATGATGATGATTCGGCTCAGGAATGTTTTAGAAAATATACTGAAGCATCAGAATCATATCGTGATCATGCCCTGTTTTTGGTTGGAAAAAAAAGATATGCCTCCTTATTTACTTATGAAAAAGATGATTATAAAGCTTGGGCAAAAGGGTTAAGAGCTTGTGGTTATGCTACAGATCCTAATTATCCGGACAAATTAATTAGTTATATCGAAAGATATAATCTACATCAATACGATTGCCAGATTACCGGAAAAAACTATTCACCAATCAATAAAACAGTCCCAACTAAAAGTTCATCTTCGGTAGCGACATCTAATACAAAGCCAAATTCAAGTTCAAACGACCCGAATTTGTACGAAGTTCAAAAAGGAGATACACTATATTCCATTTCAAAGAAATTCAATGTATTGGTTGATGACTTGAAACAGAAAAATAACTTAACTGATAATGCCATTTCAATAGGGCAAAGATTGAAAGTGAAATAA
- a CDS encoding 1-aminocyclopropane-1-carboxylate deaminase/D-cysteine desulfhydrase, translating into MKPVFNQPIHIHFPNSISLTIKREDLIHPFVSGNKFRKLKYNLLQAKAESKTTLLTFGGAFSNHIAAVAYAGKEQGFKTIGIIRGDELLDKIEENPTLKFAKENGMEFEFVSREEYRLKSEDSFIEKLKDKFGNFYLVPEGGTNDLAVKGCEEILTAEDSVFNYVCCAVGTGGTISGLINSALPNQKILGFPALKGDFLKDEIRIFAKQDNWNLISDYHFGGYGKVNLELIEFINAFFEENKVPLDPIYTGKMVFGVIDLISKNYFPAHSKILLIHTGGLQGIEGMNIKLMQKKLPILKTHD; encoded by the coding sequence ATGAAACCAGTTTTCAATCAGCCAATTCATATTCATTTTCCGAACTCTATTTCTTTGACAATTAAGCGTGAAGATTTAATTCATCCGTTTGTTTCCGGAAATAAATTCAGAAAGTTAAAATATAATTTGCTTCAGGCAAAAGCCGAAAGCAAAACGACGCTGTTAACTTTTGGAGGCGCATTTTCAAATCATATCGCAGCAGTAGCTTACGCAGGAAAAGAGCAAGGTTTTAAGACCATCGGAATTATTCGCGGAGATGAGCTTTTGGATAAAATCGAAGAAAATCCAACACTGAAATTTGCTAAGGAAAACGGAATGGAATTTGAATTTGTTTCGAGAGAAGAGTATCGTCTCAAGAGTGAGGATTCTTTTATTGAAAAGCTGAAAGATAAGTTTGGTAATTTTTATCTGGTACCAGAAGGCGGAACAAATGATTTGGCTGTAAAAGGCTGCGAAGAAATTTTAACAGCAGAAGATTCGGTTTTTAATTATGTTTGTTGCGCAGTTGGAACCGGTGGAACAATCTCCGGATTAATAAATAGTGCATTGCCAAATCAGAAAATTTTGGGATTTCCGGCATTAAAAGGTGACTTTTTAAAAGATGAAATTCGTATTTTTGCAAAACAAGATAACTGGAATTTAATTTCTGACTATCATTTTGGAGGCTATGGCAAGGTAAATTTAGAGTTAATCGAATTTATTAATGCTTTTTTTGAAGAGAATAAAGTACCCTTAGATCCAATTTATACAGGAAAGATGGTTTTTGGCGTTATAGATTTAATCAGCAAAAATTATTTTCCTGCACATTCAAAAATTTTACTCATTCATACTGGCGGATTACAGGGAATTGAAGGAATGAACATAAAATTGATGCAGAAAAAATTACCAATACTCAAAACACATGATTAA
- a CDS encoding DUF5522 domain-containing protein: protein MKEQSNENKLIEGEDFYYTPEGYKCFTEKHHLKRGYCCKSGCRHCPYGFDKRTGEIRKKN from the coding sequence ATGAAAGAGCAAAGTAATGAAAATAAATTAATCGAAGGTGAAGATTTTTATTATACACCAGAAGGTTATAAATGCTTTACTGAGAAACACCATCTAAAGCGTGGTTACTGTTGTAAAAGCGGATGCCGCCATTGCCCTTACGGATTTGATAAAAGAACGGGTGAAATCAGGAAGAAAAACTAA
- a CDS encoding urocanate hydratase has protein sequence MTFKEQIQQGIPSILPPKAAYDLAINHAPKRKEILSAEEKKLALKNALRYFSAKDHAELIQEFSEELETYGRIYMYRLRPDYKMYARPIDEYPGKSLQAKAIMHMIQNNLDYAVAQHPHELITYGGNGAVFQNWAQYLLTMQYLSEMTDEQTLTMYSGHPMGLFPSHAEAPRVVVTNGMVIPNYSKPDDWEKMNALGVSQYGQMTAGSYMYIGPQGIVHGTTITVLNGFRKIKQNPEGSLFVTSGLGGMSGAQPKAGNIAGCITVCAEVNPKITKIRHEQGWINEVVTSTDELVARVALAKANKETVSIAYLGNVVDVWERFDQENIKIDLGSDQTSLHNPWAGGYYPVGISFEEANEMMANNPELFKEKVQETLRRHAAAINKHTAKGTYFFDYGNAFLLEASRAGADVMAENNIVFKYPSYVQDIMGPMCFDYGFGPFRWVCTSGKPEDLQKTDTIASQVLEEMAKTAPNEIQQQMQDNIKWIKGAQENKLVVGSQARILYADAEGRIKIAEAFNQAIAKGEIGTVVLGRDHHDVSGTDSPYRETSNIYDGSRFTADMAIHNVIGDSFRGATWVSIHNGGGVGWGEVINGGFGMVLDGSKEASKRLASMLFWDVNNGISRRSWARNDEAIFAIKRAMEVQPLLKVTLPNIVDESLF, from the coding sequence ATGACTTTTAAAGAACAAATACAACAAGGGATCCCTTCAATATTACCTCCAAAGGCAGCATACGATTTAGCAATTAATCATGCGCCAAAACGAAAAGAAATTCTTTCGGCAGAAGAAAAAAAACTAGCCTTAAAAAATGCTTTGCGTTATTTTAGTGCCAAAGATCATGCTGAATTAATTCAGGAATTCTCAGAAGAATTAGAAACTTACGGACGTATCTACATGTATCGTCTTCGTCCTGATTACAAAATGTATGCTCGCCCAATTGATGAATATCCGGGAAAATCATTGCAGGCAAAAGCCATTATGCACATGATTCAGAATAATCTGGATTATGCTGTAGCACAACACCCGCATGAGTTGATTACATATGGCGGAAATGGAGCCGTTTTTCAAAACTGGGCTCAATATTTATTGACAATGCAATATTTGTCTGAAATGACAGATGAGCAAACTTTAACTATGTATTCTGGACATCCAATGGGACTATTCCCTTCACATGCTGAAGCGCCAAGAGTTGTAGTTACAAACGGAATGGTAATTCCAAATTATTCTAAACCGGACGATTGGGAAAAAATGAATGCTTTGGGCGTTTCGCAATACGGACAAATGACTGCTGGAAGTTATATGTACATTGGTCCACAAGGAATTGTACACGGAACGACGATTACAGTTTTGAATGGTTTTAGAAAAATAAAACAAAATCCGGAAGGAAGTTTATTTGTAACTTCCGGATTAGGCGGAATGTCGGGTGCACAGCCAAAAGCAGGAAATATTGCGGGTTGTATAACAGTTTGTGCCGAAGTAAATCCGAAAATCACTAAAATTCGTCACGAGCAAGGATGGATCAATGAAGTGGTAACTTCTACAGATGAACTGGTTGCCAGAGTAGCTTTGGCAAAAGCAAATAAAGAAACTGTTTCTATTGCTTATTTAGGAAATGTTGTGGACGTTTGGGAACGTTTTGATCAGGAAAACATTAAAATTGATTTAGGATCAGATCAGACTTCATTACATAATCCTTGGGCCGGAGGTTATTATCCGGTTGGAATTTCCTTTGAGGAAGCAAATGAAATGATGGCTAATAATCCGGAATTATTTAAAGAAAAAGTTCAGGAAACTTTACGTCGTCACGCTGCTGCAATTAACAAACACACTGCAAAAGGAACTTACTTTTTTGATTACGGGAATGCCTTTCTATTAGAAGCTTCACGTGCCGGTGCAGATGTAATGGCAGAGAATAATATCGTTTTTAAATATCCTAGTTATGTTCAGGATATTATGGGTCCAATGTGTTTTGACTATGGATTTGGCCCATTTAGATGGGTTTGTACATCTGGAAAACCTGAAGATTTACAAAAAACTGATACTATTGCAAGTCAGGTTTTGGAAGAAATGGCAAAGACGGCTCCAAATGAAATTCAGCAGCAAATGCAGGACAATATCAAATGGATCAAAGGTGCACAGGAAAATAAACTGGTTGTAGGTTCTCAGGCTCGTATTTTATATGCAGATGCCGAAGGACGTATTAAAATTGCCGAAGCTTTTAATCAGGCGATTGCTAAAGGAGAAATTGGAACTGTTGTTTTAGGACGTGATCATCATGACGTTTCAGGAACAGATTCTCCTTACAGAGAAACTTCAAATATCTACGACGGTTCTCGCTTTACTGCAGATATGGCCATTCATAATGTTATTGGAGACAGCTTTAGAGGTGCAACCTGGGTTTCGATTCATAATGGCGGCGGAGTTGGCTGGGGAGAGGTCATAAACGGCGGATTTGGTATGGTTCTTGATGGCTCTAAAGAGGCTTCAAAACGTTTAGCATCAATGCTTTTCTGGGATGTTAACAACGGAATTTCAAGAAGAAGCTGGGCGCGAAATGACGAAGCTATTTTTGCTATAAAAAGAGCAATGGAAGTTCAGCCTTTACTAAAAGTAACTTTACCTAATATAGTTGACGAATCTCTATTTTAG
- a CDS encoding DUF4136 domain-containing protein, which yields MKTFKLVPVFLLLILVASCDTISVYSDYDRNVNFAPYKTYAFFKPGIDKVEISDLDKRRILRAIDDQMQAKGFTKSENPDLLVNIFTKSREQIDVNQFSAGWGYGWGYGWNPYMMYGGTTTVSSSTEGTLYIDLIDAKKKEMIWQGEGVGTLTRNVDKKDEKIAEFVGKILAQYPPVKK from the coding sequence ATGAAAACATTCAAATTAGTACCCGTTTTTCTGCTTTTAATTCTTGTAGCGTCATGCGATACCATCAGTGTTTATTCTGATTATGACAGAAACGTAAATTTTGCGCCTTATAAAACTTATGCTTTCTTTAAGCCGGGAATTGATAAGGTCGAGATCTCTGATTTGGATAAAAGACGTATCCTTCGTGCCATTGACGATCAAATGCAGGCCAAAGGTTTTACTAAAAGCGAAAATCCAGATTTACTGGTAAATATTTTTACCAAATCGAGAGAGCAAATAGATGTAAACCAGTTTAGTGCCGGTTGGGGTTATGGATGGGGATATGGATGGAATCCTTACATGATGTACGGAGGAACAACTACCGTTTCAAGCTCTACTGAAGGAACTTTATATATTGATTTAATCGATGCTAAAAAGAAAGAAATGATCTGGCAAGGTGAAGGTGTTGGTACTCTGACCCGAAACGTCGATAAAAAAGACGAAAAAATTGCCGAGTTTGTGGGCAAAATTTTAGCTCAATATCCTCCGGTAAAAAAATAA